In Piliocolobus tephrosceles isolate RC106 chromosome 10, ASM277652v3, whole genome shotgun sequence, a single window of DNA contains:
- the MIP gene encoding lens fiber major intrinsic protein yields the protein MWELRSASFWRAIFAEFFATLFYVFFGLGSSLRWAPGPLHVLQVAMAFGLALATLVQSVGHISGAHVNPAVTFAFLVGSQMSLLRAFCYMAAQLLGAVAGAAVLYSVTPPAVRGNLALNTLHPGVSVAQATTVEIFLTLQFVLCIFATYDERRNGQLGSVALAVGFSLALGHLFGMYYTGAGMNPARSFAPAILTGNFTNHWVYWVGPIIGGGLGSLLYDFLLFPRLKSISERLSVLRGAKPEDSNGQPEVTGEPVELNTQAL from the exons ATGTGGGAACTGCGGTCAGCCTCCTTTTGGAGGGCCATATTCGCCGAGTTCTTTGCCACCCTCTTCTATGTCTTCTTTGGGCTGGGGTCCTCACTGCGTTGGGCTCCTGGACCCCTGCATGTTCTGCAGGTGGCTATGGCATTTGGTTTGGCCCTGGCTACACTGGTGCAGTCTGTGGGCCACATCAGTGGAGCCCACGTCAATCCTGCAGTCACTTTTGCTTTCCTTGTGGGCTCCCAGATGTCCCTGCTCCGTGCCTTCTGCTATATGGCAGCCCAGCTCCTGGGAGCTGTGGCTGGGGCTGCTGTGCTGTATAGCGTTACCCCGCCTGCCGTCCGAGGAAACCTAGCACTCAACACG TTGCACCCTGGGGTGAGCGTGGCCCAGGCAACCACAGTGGAGATCTTCCTGACACTCCAATTCGTGCTCTGCATCTTTGCCACATACGATGAGAGGCGGAATGGTCAACTAGGCTCCGTGGCCCTGGCCGTTGGCTTCTCCCTTGCCCTGGGTCACCTCTTTGGG ATGTATTATACTGGTGCAGGCATGAATCCTGCCCGCTCCTTTGCTCCTGCCATTCTCACTGGGAACTTCACCAATCATTGG GTGTACTGGGTGGGCCCAATCATTGGAGGGGGTCTGGGCAGCCTCCTCTACgacttcctcctcttcccccggCTCAAGAGTATTTCTGAGAGACTGTCTGTCCTCAGGGGTGCCAAACCCGAAGACTCCAATGGCCAACCAGAAGTCACAGGGGAACCTGTTGAACTGAACACCCAGGCCCTGTAG